One genomic region from Burkholderia latens encodes:
- a CDS encoding response regulator, with product MNDNPLKHRVLLIEDDDRLARLVREYLDGYEFDVTVVRRGDLAVAAVREHRPALVILDLMLPHLDGMEVCRRMRAFTNVPVLILTARADVYDQVAGLEIGADDYVTKPIEPRVLVARARALLRRAQPTVPDPHADTPAHELVFGELAISPPNRTVTWRGEPVELKTTEFNLLLILARAAGTVLSRDAILKQLRGIEFDGIDRSVDSGISKLRRRFEDASSEPQRIKTIWGRGYLFSPSAWDD from the coding sequence ATGAACGACAATCCGCTCAAACATCGCGTGCTGCTGATCGAGGACGACGACCGCCTCGCGCGCCTCGTGCGCGAATACCTCGACGGCTACGAGTTCGACGTGACGGTCGTGCGCCGCGGCGATCTCGCCGTCGCCGCGGTACGCGAACACCGGCCCGCACTCGTAATACTCGACCTGATGCTGCCGCATCTCGACGGGATGGAAGTCTGCCGGCGCATGCGCGCGTTCACCAACGTACCGGTGCTGATCCTGACCGCGCGCGCCGACGTCTACGATCAGGTCGCCGGCCTCGAAATCGGCGCCGACGACTACGTGACGAAACCGATCGAGCCGCGCGTGCTGGTGGCGCGGGCCCGCGCACTGCTGCGTCGCGCGCAGCCCACCGTACCGGACCCGCACGCCGACACGCCGGCGCACGAGCTCGTGTTCGGCGAATTGGCGATTTCACCGCCGAACCGCACGGTCACGTGGCGCGGCGAACCCGTCGAGCTGAAAACCACCGAGTTCAATCTGCTGCTGATTCTCGCCCGCGCGGCCGGCACGGTGCTCAGTCGCGACGCGATCCTGAAGCAGCTGCGCGGAATCGAATTCGACGGCATCGACCGCTCGGTCGATTCGGGCATCTCGAAGCTGCGCCGCCGCTTCGAGGACGCTTCGTCGGAGCCGCAACGGATCAAGACGATCTGGGGCCGCGGCTACCTGTTCAGCCCTTCTGCGTGGGATGACTGA
- a CDS encoding MipA/OmpV family protein, with amino-acid sequence MPLAGLTLAAIAHAENQYAISLGGGFAPRYEGSNQYRAVVGPSFSAMFGNGFFIDTGAGAGYRLSLPNGAFVSAALGYDAGRADENRFGLPGSDHLKGMGRVPGSVLFGLRAGVKLLDGGELTIAVDAPVTHASRGLSGHVDLAVPIFEAGRHALVATGSVHAGTGRYMQTFYGVTDAQSLASGFRPYSTSGGVDSATLSLAWNWDVSRHWAVRATGGFTRLLGRYGDSPIVQTRSNYYGMAGVTYKF; translated from the coding sequence ATGCCGCTTGCCGGCCTCACGCTTGCCGCCATCGCTCATGCCGAAAACCAGTATGCGATATCGCTCGGCGGCGGCTTCGCACCGCGCTACGAGGGAAGCAACCAGTATCGTGCGGTCGTCGGACCGTCGTTTTCGGCGATGTTCGGCAACGGCTTCTTCATCGATACCGGCGCAGGCGCCGGCTACCGTCTGAGCCTGCCCAACGGCGCGTTCGTGTCGGCGGCGCTGGGTTACGACGCGGGCCGCGCCGACGAAAACCGCTTCGGCCTGCCGGGCTCGGACCACCTGAAGGGTATGGGCCGGGTTCCGGGATCGGTGCTCTTCGGCTTGCGCGCCGGCGTGAAGCTGCTGGATGGCGGCGAGCTGACGATCGCGGTCGACGCGCCGGTCACGCATGCGTCGCGCGGCTTGTCCGGCCATGTCGATCTCGCGGTGCCGATATTCGAGGCCGGACGGCACGCGCTCGTCGCGACGGGCAGCGTACACGCAGGCACGGGGCGCTATATGCAGACGTTCTACGGTGTGACGGACGCGCAATCGCTGGCAAGCGGTTTCAGGCCGTATTCGACGAGCGGCGGCGTCGACAGCGCGACGCTGTCGCTCGCGTGGAACTGGGATGTGTCGCGTCATTGGGCGGTGCGCGCGACCGGCGGCTTCACTCGTCTACTCGGGCGTTATGGCGACAGCCCGATCGTGCAGACGCGCAGCAATTACTACGGGATGGCCGGCGTGACGTACAAGTTCTGA
- a CDS encoding transglycosylase SLT domain-containing protein, with protein sequence MPRQTIRSISHATPKLAATIALSCALHALARADCLDDAATFQKVSVSLLRGIAQVESGMNPNAVNTNTNGTVDIGLMQINSTWLPTLAREGITRESLFDACTNAYVGAWILSQNIRQLGANWNAIGAYNSSSPDKRLAYARKVYDAIRTLPDSPDTPMPILPPSFTPPQQVQAYNPFASLSVSAPPVARARSLAPAAPPPQPQGGPAGPAGTYNFGWTITGADQAKPTQVFDDGARIYVQFSDMKHVPAIFTETSSGRVLMSWELQFPYAVLTRPAQTLIFQLGPFEARAQRGAAGMTAQAGAGASTGGQRSGAIATPAAKPAAANASASAPAKRTASADALWYLNTSSTSGSASTSGAANTAPVSTSANAPATWPTAVTSTTPPPSAPTPATAAPSTRTSADALWYISK encoded by the coding sequence ATGCCGCGTCAGACTATCCGTTCGATCAGCCACGCCACGCCGAAGCTCGCCGCGACGATCGCGCTGTCGTGCGCGCTGCACGCGCTCGCGCGGGCCGACTGCCTCGACGATGCGGCCACGTTTCAGAAAGTCAGCGTGAGCCTGCTGCGCGGCATCGCGCAGGTCGAATCGGGGATGAATCCGAACGCGGTCAACACCAACACGAACGGCACCGTCGACATCGGCCTGATGCAGATCAACAGCACGTGGCTGCCGACGCTCGCGCGCGAAGGAATCACGCGCGAAAGCCTGTTCGACGCGTGCACGAACGCTTACGTCGGCGCGTGGATTCTGTCGCAGAACATCCGCCAGCTCGGCGCGAACTGGAACGCGATCGGCGCGTACAACTCCTCGTCGCCCGACAAGCGCCTCGCGTATGCCCGCAAGGTCTATGATGCAATCCGGACCTTGCCGGATTCGCCGGATACTCCCATGCCCATCCTGCCGCCCTCCTTCACGCCGCCGCAACAGGTGCAGGCGTACAACCCGTTCGCGAGCCTGAGCGTGTCGGCGCCGCCCGTCGCGCGTGCGCGCTCGCTCGCACCGGCCGCCCCGCCGCCGCAGCCGCAAGGCGGACCTGCCGGTCCGGCCGGCACGTACAACTTCGGCTGGACCATCACCGGTGCAGACCAGGCGAAGCCGACCCAGGTGTTCGACGACGGCGCGCGCATCTACGTGCAGTTCAGCGACATGAAACACGTGCCGGCGATCTTCACCGAAACGTCGTCGGGCCGCGTGCTGATGTCGTGGGAGCTGCAGTTTCCGTATGCCGTCCTGACCCGTCCGGCGCAAACGTTAATCTTCCAGCTTGGGCCGTTCGAAGCGCGTGCGCAGCGCGGCGCCGCCGGGATGACGGCGCAGGCGGGCGCCGGGGCGAGCACGGGAGGACAGCGTTCGGGCGCGATCGCGACACCTGCTGCAAAGCCCGCAGCCGCGAATGCGTCCGCATCCGCACCGGCCAAGCGCACGGCGTCCGCCGATGCGCTGTGGTATCTGAACACGTCATCGACGTCGGGATCGGCATCGACGTCCGGCGCCGCGAACACGGCGCCCGTATCGACCTCGGCGAACGCACCTGCCACATGGCCCACTGCGGTCACGTCGACCACACCGCCGCCGTCCGCACCCACGCCGGCAACCGCTGCGCCGTCCACGCGCACGAGCGCCGACGCGCTCTGGTATATCTCGAAGTAA
- a CDS encoding porin: MKRTTFSLISLAAVAATPVAHAQSSVTLYGVIDTSLTYVNHAQGKDNAWMLGNSSAGNLAGSRWGVKGTEDLGGGLKALFQLENGFDPSTGRQGQGNRLFGRQAFVGLTSERYGTLTFGRQYDPLVDLVQGITADNYLGSVFATAGDVDNYDNSFRVDNAVKYTSAVYAGLQFAAMYSFGGIAGSTGAAQSYSAAVSYNNGPFSVAGGYFHATNSPASNGLRNGWTSSSDGTFDGPINNGYASAHSIGIARIAGQYVAGPFTFGVGYSNAQYRRDASSAFSSNEHYNTGQGFVNYQATNALLVGLGYSYTRSGGDTSATYHQVSAGADYTLSKRTDVYLTAAYQHASGQTGDGNGGSMAAQASIGSYGYAGTSSQTMVNLGLRHRF, translated from the coding sequence ATGAAACGCACGACCTTCTCGCTGATATCGCTTGCAGCAGTCGCGGCGACGCCCGTTGCGCATGCGCAGTCGAGCGTCACGCTGTACGGCGTGATCGACACGTCGCTCACGTACGTGAACCACGCGCAGGGCAAGGACAACGCGTGGATGCTCGGCAACAGCAGCGCGGGCAACCTCGCGGGCAGCCGCTGGGGCGTGAAGGGCACCGAGGATCTCGGCGGCGGGCTGAAGGCGCTGTTCCAGCTCGAGAACGGGTTCGATCCGAGCACCGGCCGGCAGGGCCAGGGCAATCGGCTCTTTGGCCGGCAAGCATTCGTCGGACTCACGAGCGAGCGCTACGGCACGCTCACGTTCGGTCGCCAGTACGATCCGCTCGTCGATCTCGTGCAGGGCATCACCGCCGACAACTATCTCGGCAGCGTGTTCGCGACGGCGGGCGACGTCGACAACTACGACAACAGCTTCCGCGTCGACAATGCGGTGAAGTACACGTCGGCCGTCTATGCGGGCCTGCAGTTCGCGGCGATGTACTCGTTCGGCGGAATCGCCGGCAGCACCGGCGCCGCGCAGTCGTATTCGGCCGCCGTGTCGTACAACAACGGTCCGTTCAGCGTCGCGGGCGGCTACTTCCACGCGACCAACAGCCCTGCGTCGAACGGGCTGCGCAACGGCTGGACCAGTTCGTCGGACGGCACCTTCGACGGTCCGATCAACAACGGGTATGCGAGCGCGCATTCGATCGGCATCGCACGCATCGCGGGACAGTACGTCGCCGGCCCGTTCACGTTCGGCGTCGGTTACAGCAACGCGCAATATCGCCGCGACGCAAGCTCGGCGTTCAGCTCGAACGAGCACTACAACACCGGGCAAGGCTTCGTGAACTACCAGGCGACCAATGCGCTGCTGGTCGGCCTCGGCTACAGCTATACGCGCTCCGGCGGCGATACGTCCGCGACGTATCACCAGGTGTCGGCCGGCGCCGACTACACGCTGTCGAAGCGCACCGACGTGTATCTGACCGCCGCGTACCAGCATGCGAGCGGCCAGACCGGCGACGGCAACGGCGGATCGATGGCCGCGCAGGCGTCGATCGGGTCGTACGGCTATGCGGGCACGAGTTCGCAGACGATGGTCAATCTCGGCCTGCGTCACCGCTTCTGA
- a CDS encoding flavin reductase family protein, giving the protein MDSHIAPVELNKAYRLLNHGPTVLVSARHDGVDNVMAAAWACALDFLPPKLTVVLDKSAKTRELVERSGAFVIQIPTAAQLRLTHAVGSRSLAEQPDKLREAGVMLFDVEGHDLPFVAGCSGWLACKLIPEPHNQQTYDLFIGEVIGAWSDTRVFRDGHWYFESADPALRSLHYIAGGNFYAIGESLHVDPDRTDAQ; this is encoded by the coding sequence ATGGACAGTCACATCGCACCGGTGGAGCTGAACAAGGCTTACCGTCTCCTCAACCACGGTCCGACCGTGCTCGTGTCGGCACGCCACGACGGCGTCGACAACGTGATGGCCGCCGCGTGGGCGTGCGCGCTCGATTTCCTGCCGCCGAAGCTGACCGTCGTGCTCGACAAATCCGCGAAGACGCGCGAACTCGTCGAGCGCAGCGGCGCGTTCGTGATCCAGATACCGACGGCCGCGCAGCTGCGGCTCACGCATGCGGTCGGCAGCCGCAGTCTCGCCGAGCAGCCGGACAAGCTGCGCGAGGCGGGCGTCATGCTGTTCGACGTCGAAGGGCACGACCTGCCGTTCGTCGCCGGCTGCTCGGGCTGGCTCGCGTGCAAGCTGATTCCCGAACCGCACAACCAGCAGACCTACGACCTGTTCATCGGCGAAGTGATCGGCGCGTGGTCCGACACGCGCGTGTTCCGCGATGGCCACTGGTATTTCGAATCGGCCGACCCGGCGCTGCGCAGCCTGCACTACATCGCGGGCGGCAACTTCTACGCGATCGGCGAATCGCTGCACGTCGACCCCGATCGGACGGACGCGCAGTAA
- a CDS encoding LysR family transcriptional regulator, which produces MDLNLRDIRAFVTVAHAGNFTRAAARLHLSQPALTVQIRRLEEIVGARLFDRNSRSVALTQTGRELLPLLQRSLDDMERVLRDARALGEGASGTVRLACLPTFASSLLPELIQAFRRDVPRAGFDIRDGVASLVTALVRNEEADLGLTGGDTFDASLHVLYAGADRLVAVCPKDHPLAHKRRVRTADVAAVPLVLTARGTSVRSVVDRALETAGCTPEIACEPTYMMTAVAMVRGGLGVTILPATAREVRAEPDLVAKPIDDPAFVRPIALVAKRGRTLPRVAAAFAGAMLAALKKRG; this is translated from the coding sequence ATGGATCTCAACCTTCGCGACATTCGCGCATTCGTCACCGTCGCGCACGCCGGCAACTTCACGCGCGCGGCTGCGAGGCTGCATCTGTCGCAGCCGGCGCTGACCGTGCAGATTCGTCGGCTCGAGGAAATCGTCGGTGCGCGGCTGTTCGACCGCAACAGCCGCAGCGTCGCGCTCACGCAGACCGGGCGCGAACTGCTGCCGCTGCTGCAACGCTCGCTCGACGACATGGAGCGCGTGTTGCGCGATGCACGGGCGCTCGGGGAAGGTGCGAGCGGCACCGTGCGGCTCGCGTGCCTGCCGACGTTCGCGTCCAGCCTGCTGCCGGAGTTGATCCAGGCATTCCGCCGCGACGTGCCGCGCGCGGGTTTCGACATTCGCGACGGCGTCGCGAGCCTCGTTACCGCGCTGGTGCGCAACGAGGAGGCCGATCTCGGGCTGACCGGCGGCGATACGTTCGACGCGTCGCTGCACGTGCTGTATGCAGGCGCGGACCGGCTCGTCGCCGTGTGCCCGAAGGATCATCCGCTCGCGCACAAGCGCCGCGTGCGCACCGCCGACGTCGCGGCCGTGCCGCTCGTGTTGACCGCGCGCGGCACGAGCGTGCGCAGCGTCGTCGATCGCGCGCTGGAGACGGCCGGCTGCACGCCCGAGATCGCGTGCGAGCCGACGTACATGATGACGGCCGTCGCGATGGTGCGCGGCGGCCTCGGCGTGACGATCCTGCCCGCGACCGCGCGTGAAGTGCGCGCCGAGCCGGACCTCGTCGCCAAGCCGATCGACGACCCGGCGTTCGTGCGCCCGATCGCGCTCGTCGCGAAACGCGGACGCACGCTGCCGCGCGTCGCCGCGGCATTCGCCGGCGCGATGCTCGCGGCGTTGAAAAAGCGCGGCTGA
- a CDS encoding CitMHS family transporter, producing MLPLLGLGTIVVLLAAILSKRMSPLVALIIVPIAASLIGGFGLHTSKFVIDGLKGLAPVVGMFVFAILYFGTITDAGTLDPIIDRILRAVGTRPTRIVMGTTLLALLIHLDGSGAVCFLVTIPAVLPLYDRLKMDRRVLAAAVSMAAGINFLPWTGPMIRASASLHVPVSALFNPLIPVQAIGLAFVFGVAYWLGRREEKRLGLTRDDASIPLPTRELSADERALRRPHLFWFNLVLTLVVLGTMVVMGEKIPPAIMFMVGLCIALMVNYPDVDMQRKRIDAHARAALMMAGILLAAGVFTGIMQGSGMLKAMAQAAVGFVPPSMAGHIPVALGLASMPLSMLFDPDSFYFGVLPVIAEVAGQLGVPAVHVGQAALLGQMTTGFPVSPLTPATFLVVGLCGIELAEHQKFTFPLLFGASIVMTIASVALGVF from the coding sequence ATGCTGCCGTTACTCGGGCTGGGCACGATCGTGGTGCTGCTGGCCGCGATCCTGTCCAAACGCATGTCGCCGCTCGTCGCGCTGATCATCGTGCCGATCGCGGCGTCGCTGATCGGCGGCTTCGGGCTGCACACGAGCAAATTCGTGATCGACGGGCTGAAGGGCCTTGCGCCCGTGGTCGGGATGTTCGTGTTCGCGATCCTTTATTTCGGGACGATCACCGATGCCGGGACGCTCGATCCAATCATCGACCGCATCCTGCGCGCGGTCGGCACGCGGCCGACGCGGATCGTGATGGGCACGACGCTGCTCGCGCTGCTGATCCACCTCGACGGCTCGGGCGCCGTGTGTTTCCTCGTGACGATTCCGGCGGTGCTGCCGCTGTACGACCGGCTGAAGATGGATCGTCGCGTGCTGGCCGCCGCGGTGTCGATGGCTGCCGGGATCAACTTCCTGCCGTGGACGGGCCCGATGATCCGCGCGTCGGCGTCGCTGCACGTGCCGGTGTCGGCGCTGTTCAATCCGCTGATTCCGGTGCAGGCGATCGGGCTCGCGTTCGTGTTCGGCGTCGCGTACTGGCTCGGGCGGCGCGAGGAGAAGCGGCTCGGCCTGACGCGCGACGATGCGTCGATCCCGCTGCCCACGCGCGAGCTGAGCGCTGACGAGCGGGCGTTGCGCCGGCCGCACCTGTTCTGGTTCAACCTCGTGCTGACGCTCGTCGTGCTCGGCACGATGGTCGTGATGGGCGAGAAGATTCCGCCCGCGATCATGTTCATGGTCGGGCTGTGCATCGCGCTGATGGTGAACTACCCGGACGTCGACATGCAGAGAAAGCGCATCGACGCGCATGCGCGCGCGGCGCTGATGATGGCCGGCATCCTGCTCGCGGCCGGCGTGTTCACGGGCATCATGCAGGGCAGCGGGATGCTGAAGGCCATGGCGCAGGCAGCGGTCGGCTTCGTGCCGCCGTCGATGGCCGGCCATATCCCGGTTGCGCTCGGCCTCGCGTCGATGCCGCTCAGCATGCTGTTCGATCCGGATTCGTTCTATTTCGGCGTGCTGCCGGTGATTGCCGAAGTGGCCGGCCAGCTCGGCGTGCCGGCCGTGCACGTCGGGCAGGCGGCGTTGCTCGGCCAGATGACGACCGGGTTCCCGGTCAGCCCGCTGACGCCCGCGACGTTCCTCGTCGTCGGCCTGTGCGGCATCGAGCTCGCCGAGCACCAGAAGTTCACGTTTCCGCTGTTGTTCGGCGCGTCGATCGTGATGACGATCGCGTCCGTCGCGCTCGGCGTTTTCTGA
- a CDS encoding acyclic terpene utilization AtuA family protein, with amino-acid sequence MTAQPLHERCVRIGAGAGYSGDRIEPAVELAEHGQLDYLVFECLAERTIAIAQQTRRNDPSLGYDPLLDARMHAVLPVAAAKRVRIVSNMGAANPRAAARRTAQIAQSLGIAGLKIAAVEGDDVLDVVLRGAFRFEESGDEVAAYRDRIVSANAYLGAAPIVAALAAGADVVLTGRVADPALFAAPLIHAFGWRMDDWNALGQATVVGHLLECAGQVTGGYFADPGYKDVPNLARLGFPIGEVAADGSVVITKVPHAGGRVSAATCKEQLLYEIHDPARYLQPDVVADFTRVSVAEEAPDRVRVRGGRGSARTDTLKVSVAYVDGWIGEGQISYGGPGALARARLARDIVRERLALTGVAATELRFDLIGVDALYGDATPAMRGEPAEVRVRVAGRTATAAEAARIGNEVETLYTNGPAGGGGAFKAAREVIAVQSVLLPRAAVTPSFSFVEA; translated from the coding sequence ATGACTGCACAGCCTCTACACGAACGTTGCGTGCGCATCGGCGCGGGCGCCGGTTACTCGGGCGACCGGATAGAGCCCGCGGTCGAGCTGGCCGAACACGGGCAGCTCGACTATCTGGTTTTCGAATGCCTCGCCGAACGCACGATCGCGATCGCGCAGCAGACGCGGCGCAACGACCCGTCGCTCGGCTACGATCCGCTGCTCGACGCGCGCATGCACGCAGTGCTGCCGGTGGCGGCGGCGAAACGCGTGCGCATCGTGTCGAACATGGGCGCCGCGAATCCGCGTGCGGCAGCGCGGCGCACCGCGCAGATCGCACAGTCGCTCGGCATCGCGGGGCTGAAGATCGCGGCGGTCGAAGGCGACGACGTGCTCGACGTCGTGCTGCGCGGCGCGTTTCGCTTCGAGGAGTCGGGCGACGAAGTCGCCGCGTATCGCGACCGCATCGTGTCCGCCAATGCATATCTCGGCGCCGCGCCGATCGTCGCTGCGCTCGCGGCCGGCGCGGACGTCGTGCTGACCGGGCGCGTCGCCGATCCGGCGCTGTTCGCCGCGCCGCTGATCCATGCGTTCGGCTGGCGGATGGACGACTGGAACGCGCTCGGCCAGGCGACGGTGGTAGGCCATCTGCTCGAATGCGCGGGGCAGGTGACGGGCGGTTATTTCGCGGACCCCGGCTACAAGGACGTGCCGAATCTCGCTCGGCTCGGGTTTCCGATCGGCGAGGTCGCGGCCGACGGCTCGGTCGTGATCACGAAGGTGCCGCATGCGGGCGGCCGCGTCAGTGCGGCGACGTGCAAGGAACAGCTGCTGTACGAGATTCACGATCCGGCGCGCTATCTGCAGCCCGACGTCGTCGCGGATTTCACGCGGGTGAGCGTCGCCGAAGAAGCGCCGGACCGCGTGCGCGTGAGGGGCGGGCGCGGCAGCGCGCGTACCGATACGCTGAAAGTGTCGGTCGCTTACGTCGACGGCTGGATCGGCGAAGGCCAGATCTCGTACGGCGGCCCCGGTGCGCTGGCGCGTGCGCGGCTCGCACGCGACATCGTCCGCGAGCGGCTCGCGCTCACCGGTGTCGCTGCGACCGAGCTGCGCTTCGATCTGATCGGCGTCGATGCGCTGTATGGGGACGCGACGCCCGCCATGCGCGGCGAGCCGGCCGAGGTGCGCGTGAGGGTCGCGGGCCGGACGGCGACTGCGGCCGAGGCCGCGCGCATCGGCAACGAAGTCGAGACGCTTTATACGAACGGGCCGGCGGGCGGCGGCGGCGCGTTCAAAGCGGCGCGCGAAGTGATCGCGGTGCAGTCGGTGCTGCTGCCGCGCGCGGCCGTGACGCCGTCGTTTTCATTCGTGGAGGCATGA
- a CDS encoding methyl-accepting chemotaxis protein, with protein MLSSIRARILATCVAIVVTALAVTGGLVYYVVKQHNDETIDQNLKSVLAGHAIAIDEWIASRAQQTQALADTLTVGDGDPLPALTLLGKSGGFQVLTLGQPDRTAVSNVPLAAGYDPTARPWYKQAVEAGRLVVTALYLDASTGKPAFAFAAPIIRAGTLKGVLAASLYMERASAIVASMHPTPASFAFLVDRSGRVIAGAKTDLIMKPATQLSPDLTPERLAGLQAAPGPVAVDIDGATKLLRAQAIAGTDWSLVMALDRSDVTAGMRAVATTTLIAILVVACVAAALVGALTNAAFKRVLLVRDALTDVASGSGDLTKRLEADGSDEAAQIARAFNLFAEKISTILLKIRGFSESVSVASAEIAQGNQDLSSRTEHAASSLQETAAALEEIAGTARNSADSATQVNRLAESASGVALRGGEVVSQVVATMGEITKASSEISNIIGVIDGIAFQTNILALNAAVEAARANEHGRGFAVVAGEVRTLAQRSAQAAKEIKQLIQSSVEKIEGGSGLVQTAGATMDEIVDGVRSISSVISEMTIAANEQSTGLAQVNQAVSQLDHSTQQNAALVEESAAAAALLREQAAQLAEMVGEFKLARPRVAEAAGA; from the coding sequence ATGCTGTCATCGATTCGCGCCCGGATTCTGGCGACTTGCGTCGCCATCGTCGTCACGGCCCTCGCCGTGACTGGCGGCCTCGTGTATTACGTCGTGAAGCAGCACAACGACGAAACCATCGACCAGAACCTGAAGTCCGTGCTGGCTGGCCATGCAATCGCGATCGACGAATGGATCGCGAGCCGCGCGCAACAGACGCAGGCGCTCGCGGATACGCTGACGGTCGGCGACGGCGATCCGCTGCCCGCGCTGACGCTGCTTGGCAAGTCGGGCGGTTTCCAGGTGCTCACGCTCGGCCAGCCGGATCGCACGGCGGTGTCCAACGTGCCGCTTGCCGCAGGTTACGATCCGACCGCGCGCCCGTGGTACAAGCAGGCCGTCGAGGCCGGCCGGCTCGTCGTCACGGCGTTGTACCTCGACGCGTCGACCGGCAAGCCGGCGTTCGCGTTTGCCGCACCGATCATTCGCGCCGGCACGCTGAAAGGCGTGCTGGCCGCGAGCCTCTATATGGAGCGCGCGAGTGCGATCGTCGCATCGATGCACCCGACGCCGGCAAGCTTTGCATTCCTGGTCGATCGTAGCGGGCGCGTGATTGCAGGCGCGAAGACGGATCTGATCATGAAGCCGGCAACGCAGTTGTCGCCCGATCTGACGCCGGAGCGCCTCGCGGGGCTGCAAGCCGCGCCGGGGCCGGTGGCGGTCGACATCGACGGCGCGACCAAGCTGCTGCGCGCGCAGGCGATCGCCGGCACCGACTGGTCGCTGGTGATGGCGCTCGACCGGTCGGACGTGACGGCCGGCATGCGCGCCGTCGCGACGACGACGCTCATCGCGATCCTCGTCGTCGCGTGCGTGGCGGCCGCGCTCGTCGGCGCATTGACGAACGCGGCATTCAAGCGCGTGCTGCTCGTGCGCGACGCGCTCACCGACGTGGCGAGCGGAAGCGGCGACCTGACGAAGCGGCTCGAGGCCGACGGCTCCGACGAAGCCGCGCAGATCGCGCGCGCATTCAATCTGTTCGCGGAAAAGATCAGCACGATCCTGCTGAAGATCCGCGGCTTCAGCGAATCCGTGAGCGTGGCGAGCGCGGAAATCGCGCAGGGCAACCAGGATCTGTCGAGTCGCACCGAACATGCGGCATCGAGCCTGCAGGAAACCGCCGCCGCGCTCGAGGAGATCGCCGGCACGGCCCGCAATTCGGCCGATTCCGCGACCCAGGTGAACCGGCTTGCGGAATCCGCGTCGGGCGTCGCGCTGCGCGGCGGCGAAGTCGTGAGCCAGGTGGTCGCGACGATGGGCGAAATCACGAAGGCGTCGAGCGAAATCTCGAACATCATTGGCGTGATCGACGGCATCGCTTTCCAGACCAACATCCTCGCGCTGAACGCGGCGGTCGAAGCTGCGCGCGCGAACGAGCACGGGCGAGGCTTCGCAGTGGTCGCGGGTGAAGTGCGCACGCTCGCGCAGCGCAGCGCGCAGGCGGCCAAGGAAATCAAGCAGCTGATCCAGTCGTCGGTCGAGAAGATCGAGGGCGGCTCTGGGCTCGTGCAGACGGCCGGCGCGACGATGGACGAAATCGTCGACGGCGTGCGCAGCATCAGCAGCGTGATCTCCGAAATGACGATCGCCGCGAACGAGCAGAGCACCGGCCTCGCGCAGGTCAACCAGGCGGTGTCGCAGCTCGATCACTCGACGCAGCAGAACGCGGCGCTCGTCGAGGAATCGGCCGCCGCTGCCGCGCTGCTGCGCGAACAGGCGGCGCAGCTCGCGGAGATGGTCGGCGAATTCAAGCTGGCTCGACCGCGGGTCGCCGAGGCGGCAGGGGCGTGA